The sequence TCCCTGTGGGATAATTTCTATAGATAGCAATAATACAGTGAATACCTTTAACAAAAGTTCTGCAAAAATGTTAAAAATTTCTCCCCAGGACATATTGGGAAAGGATGTAAAATACATTGGTTCGGTTTTTGCCAATATTCTCCTGAGAACCTTAAAAGACAAAAAAATCTACGAGATGAGCCAGGTCGAAGACCGAAGTACACGTTCCACGTATTCGATTAGCACCTCTTTGCTGGTAAATAATGGCAAAGAACTCGGTTCGATCATGGTGTTTTCGGATTTAAGCGGGATGAAAAAATTGGAATCACGGATAAAGGTTCTTGAAAAACAGGCATTTTATAAAATGCTTGGAAAAAATATGGCTCATTACATGGAGAATCATCTTGTTGCGGTTAAAACATTTATGGATTTATTTCCTCACAAATTGGAAACACTTTATGACGCAAAAGAATTTATCGGAAAATTTTTTCCGGTAGCGCAAGAAGAGTTGAGTAATCTTGATCTATTGATAAAAAAATTAATAACGTTGGGTGAAAACGAAAACCTCATGAAAAAGAGCTTGGATCTAAAAGTCCCATTGGATCGAGCGCTTGATGTTTGCAAGGGGGAAATAAAGCGCCTTAAAATTCATATAAAGAAACACTACACGGAAGAGCCTGCAATTATCTTTGGAAATTATGAGAAATTAGAGGAGGTATTCTCTACGATCATTATCAATGCGATAGAGGCTATGCAGGAGAGCGGAACGCTGACAGTCAAGCTTTCGCGTGTTCTTCTGGATGGCAAAAAAATGAAGGAGGCGCTCCCGTTTCTCAATGATGAGGAGCGCTCGGTTGCATACTGCGGCCAAAAGGCGCAAAAGGAGTCGCCCAGGGATTTTTTAGAGGTTTTGATCCAGGATGATGGATGCGGGTTGCCTCCTGGAGAAGTAGAAAATATCTTTCTCCCTTTTTATACGACAAAGGAGCACAACATAGGATTAGGACTTTCTATCGCTCAGCGATTAGTCGAAGAATTTAATGGATTTATTTCGGTGTCAGCTATAGAGAAGAAGGGGAGTAGTTTTTATGTTTTGCTGCCCAGTTTGAATGTGTCATGAAAACCATATTAATCGTAGATGATGATCCCGTCATAGTTGAATCCCTCCGTTGCATACTGCAGGATCATTATAACATTATAGGCTCAAATAGCGGAAGGGACGCCCTGGGTGTGTTGGAAAAGGAATTGGTTGATCTCATTGTATTAGATTTGAAAATGCCTGGGATGGATGGAATGGAATTGTTAAGAAGGTTGCAACCGAATAGAGACGCTCTGGGCATACTGGTTTTGACTGCGGTAAGCGATGTTAAATGTGTCGTTGAGGCTATGAAGTTGGGCGCGCTGGATTATATTGTCAAACCTTTTGATATTGAGGAGATTAAGGTAGCGGTGCATAGGGCGTTACAGTTAAGAAATTTAACGAGGGAAGTCCATTATCTTCGATCGGAATGCCGTAGCTATTCCATCGACAGGATAATTCATGGTCACAGCAAAGCGATGACAGATGTTATTTATACAATTTCTCGAGTCTCCAGAGTTAACTCAACAGTCCTCATCAAGGGGGAAAGTGGCACAGGAAAGGAACTGGTTGCTCGTTCGATTCATTTTGACAGCGACCGGAGGGAATCGCCCTTTGTTGTGGTGAGTTGCTCAAACCTGGCAGATAATTTGTTGGAAACAGAGCTTTTTGGCCATGAGAAAGGCGCTTTTGCCGGAGCATATGAAAGAAAGTCGGGTAAATTTGAAGTAGCCGAAAGCGGCACTATTTTTTTGGATGAGATTAGCGAGATGAGTCTTTCTTTGCAGGCAAAATTATTGCGAGTATTACGGGAGAGAGAGTTTGCCCGCATAGGGGGGCGCTCAGTCATAAAGACGGATGCTCGTGTCATTGCTGCCACAAATAAGGATCTTGAGGAAAAAATTAAGAGAGGTCATTTTCGTGAGGATCTCTACTATAGCATGAACGTTGTTCCTGTTTATCTTCCGCCTGTCAGGGAAAGACCTGAAGATATTCCCCCGTTGATAGAACACTTCTACAATATTTTTCGAAGGGAGTGTCACGCGAAAAGTGAATTCATTTCACGTGAAGCGATGGAGATATTATTGGAATATCGCTGGCCGGGAAATGTGAGAGAAATAAAGAACGTAATGGAAAGGGCGATTGTGCTTTTTGGCTCTGAACCGATACTGCTTCCGGAGCACCTCCCTGTAGAACTTGCCGGGATTTCCGCTGGCATGCAAAAAGTAAAACCGGGTAATACTATACGCATATCATTGGAAGATGAAGTCGGAAGGATAGAGAAGCAGCTTATTGAGCAGGCCATGCAAAAGTCTGGCGGCGTGAAATCAAAAGCGGCAAAACTCCTCGGGACGACCCGAAGTGTTATTCATTATAAGATGCAAAAGTATGATATTCCTGATGTTGGCAGGTAAGATAATTTTATGTCTGCAGTGTTCCTTCCACGTATATTTCTCAAAAAATCCTTAAAACTGGTAATTAAAGTTTATGGCCATTAGATAGTCAATAGAGTCGTATCTCCCATCGATAGATCCCTGTAACTCATCTCCTACAGAGTTAGTAATCCTTCTGTTTTCATACACGGCTATTCCGGAGGCAAAGTCTATCCATTTGTTCATTTTCCCCCCCCAGCGATATTCAAACCCGGTAAACACTGCATGCCTGCTGCTCATGGGGATAGATGGCTCAAAGGTATCACTTGGTACAGGGGATTCATGAAATGCATAACCTCCTCGTAATTTTATGGTTTCATTCAGCAGGTATTCTCCTCCAAGGGCAAATCCCAGAGTATTGTGCCAGTTTCGAACATCCTCATTGCCTCCATCGAGAATGGGGTTTGATGGTGCAAAATCGAATCTTAGCACATCAAACCTCGTCCAATTAGTCCACTGAACGTCTGCCTCTACACTCCATCGCTCCCGGTGTTTATATGCATAACCTAAAATAAGTATTTCAGGAAGCGTAAGGGTAGTTCTTGCTTTTGTAGAGAATGATTCTCCGCCAAATGCTTCTGCGGTTGCTCCGCTCAGATTGGAAAACTTTAGAGATCCTTTTGTGTCAATATCTGCTTTGCTTCGGAATGAAATACCAATAGTGTGTTGGGGTGTAATGTTGTAGAGTATCCCAATGTTGTACCCAACACCATCGCCGTGAACATCATCAAGATCCTGAAATCCGTCCGGGGTTGTTGTGTCTTGAGGGGTGCCAGTTAAGGAAGCATTAAGAAGGCCTACGTTTACACGTTTTTCCACATCAGACTTGGCGTAGTAGTAATCAAGGCCTGCACCGATAGAAAGAAATGAGAATGGTTTAAAGGTAATGGTAGGGTTAACATTGAGAATAGCCAAATTAAAATCGGTCACTACGTATCTTGAAAACCCGTCTTCTTCCCAGTTGCCTCTCAAACCATAAGGTGCAGAAATACCAATTCCTGTGGCTAATTTATCCTCTATGAGCGGGCAGGCAAAAAAAAGATTTGGTATGGTGTTTATCCCCGTGCCCATATCCTCATGTATGCCGTTTCCATGGTACTCTACTTTGGGAATGACAAAGCTGGCGCCTGTGGAGATTTGCGGTCTTTTTAACTGAGTAAGTCCGGCAGGATTAAATATAATTGCAGATGCGTCATCTGCTCGGGCAACAAAGGCGTTTGCCTGTGCTAATCCTACGGCGCTGAAAGACGGACTATGGAATCCGGAGGCGATCT comes from Candidatus Brocadiaceae bacterium and encodes:
- a CDS encoding ATP-binding protein; the encoded protein is PCGIISIDSNNTVNTFNKSSAKMLKISPQDILGKDVKYIGSVFANILLRTLKDKKIYEMSQVEDRSTRSTYSISTSLLVNNGKELGSIMVFSDLSGMKKLESRIKVLEKQAFYKMLGKNMAHYMENHLVAVKTFMDLFPHKLETLYDAKEFIGKFFPVAQEELSNLDLLIKKLITLGENENLMKKSLDLKVPLDRALDVCKGEIKRLKIHIKKHYTEEPAIIFGNYEKLEEVFSTIIINAIEAMQESGTLTVKLSRVLLDGKKMKEALPFLNDEERSVAYCGQKAQKESPRDFLEVLIQDDGCGLPPGEVENIFLPFYTTKEHNIGLGLSIAQRLVEEFNGFISVSAIEKKGSSFYVLLPSLNVS
- a CDS encoding sigma-54 dependent transcriptional regulator — encoded protein: MKTILIVDDDPVIVESLRCILQDHYNIIGSNSGRDALGVLEKELVDLIVLDLKMPGMDGMELLRRLQPNRDALGILVLTAVSDVKCVVEAMKLGALDYIVKPFDIEEIKVAVHRALQLRNLTREVHYLRSECRSYSIDRIIHGHSKAMTDVIYTISRVSRVNSTVLIKGESGTGKELVARSIHFDSDRRESPFVVVSCSNLADNLLETELFGHEKGAFAGAYERKSGKFEVAESGTIFLDEISEMSLSLQAKLLRVLREREFARIGGRSVIKTDARVIAATNKDLEEKIKRGHFREDLYYSMNVVPVYLPPVRERPEDIPPLIEHFYNIFRRECHAKSEFISREAMEILLEYRWPGNVREIKNVMERAIVLFGSEPILLPEHLPVELAGISAGMQKVKPGNTIRISLEDEVGRIEKQLIEQAMQKSGGVKSKAAKLLGTTRSVIHYKMQKYDIPDVGR
- a CDS encoding outer membrane protein transport protein is translated as MKQLFLVFVFLVSYFVHEMDISAQIASGFHSPSFSAVGLAQANAFVARADDASAIIFNPAGLTQLKRPQISTGASFVIPKVEYHGNGIHEDMGTGINTIPNLFFACPLIEDKLATGIGISAPYGLRGNWEEDGFSRYVVTDFNLAILNVNPTITFKPFSFLSIGAGLDYYYAKSDVEKRVNVGLLNASLTGTPQDTTTPDGFQDLDDVHGDGVGYNIGILYNITPQHTIGISFRSKADIDTKGSLKFSNLSGATAEAFGGESFSTKARTTLTLPEILILGYAYKHRERWSVEADVQWTNWTRFDVLRFDFAPSNPILDGGNEDVRNWHNTLGFALGGEYLLNETIKLRGGYAFHESPVPSDTFEPSIPMSSRHAVFTGFEYRWGGKMNKWIDFASGIAVYENRRITNSVGDELQGSIDGRYDSIDYLMAINFNYQF